A stretch of Telopea speciosissima isolate NSW1024214 ecotype Mountain lineage chromosome 11, Tspe_v1, whole genome shotgun sequence DNA encodes these proteins:
- the LOC122644821 gene encoding uncharacterized protein LOC122644821: MEYNQKGEEERRKENPIVPVLSVRRSARLSEKRLCESIQKKDSRRIEAVQIAVLSEEEPEDLEKEKSIEGSEISVSKENEVTEPVVSGEIFINDNRNTDTRHTEESSVVNSSDTNSQDGEEVDGSVSEPVISGEIFIINNKTESCNTEKGCVVDSRDTNPLNVEEADQSVTGDVVSDTEPVSAEFQESGSLTTEEEKELHGLSEPVSMEDQDGADALVPESLSPEKICYSESKESIAETSLRKASNISPNKESIVGDLIGNEKQGMDKCKVDEDSEDDDDEDPMFVLQNMETKESDEGLAEDESGEVPDEFVSELEDISSLTLEKTSELQSLETRCLGLCPTEKPEMVDEGVELKNNTDKLAGEEPVSQSEVEDFVSDQVQKCDLVLEMNNGTCLFPCDSDDILLGMLNCVTDQLEKCDAVPELENAAKPLLTEALVDEKCSGKESSPIDETEVGDCVAALKAGNVDSSTCSDGVEQKLAGQDAVADDNSIDGFGTCDHHVARPDTQINEGSDLVENFMDSSSSTEGGEEFESSEASVFNTVELFSGLVLTDFHSENRNSAISASEKCDQTNVPGTVVAGQDAAASSVCSEGEEVFNGQSPTLLSSIAAHVTGEDDTATAAIDVIYEIPMPNEENKSGNDDNITSVLHVKDKISLQSSAINPITTPTKSLKNQTPGKSASKRQMPIRITVFGDNKENNQNVASSHKEHEDMSKIKLASSQKEYQDMSMIKMIKLIKEKEQQLENKRTALQSLKEN, translated from the exons ATGGAGTATAaccaaaaaggagaagaagaacgaCGCAAGGAAAACCCAATCGTTCCGGTTCTCAGTGTGAGGAGATCTGCCAGACTGTCTGAGAAACGATTGTGTGAGTCGATTCAGAAGAAGGATTCAAGAAGAATAGAAGCCGTTCAAATTGCAGTCTTGTCTGAAGAAGAACCTGAGGATTTGGAGAAGGAGAAATCAATAGAAGGTTCTGAGATCTCCGTCAGCAAAGAAAACGAAG TAACTGAACCTGTGGTTTCTGGTGAGATTTTCATCAACGACAACAGAAACACTGATACTCGTCATACAGAGGAGAGCTCTGTGGTGAATTCAAGCGACACCAATTCTCAAGATGGTGAAGAAGTGGATGGATCTGTTTCTGAACCTGTGATTTCTGGTGAGAttttcatcatcaacaacaaaaCTGAGAGTTGTAATACAGAGAAGGGTTGTGTGGTGGATTCAAGGGACACCAATCCTCTAAATGTTGAAGAAGCGGATCAATCTGTTACTGGTGATGTTGTTTCTGATACTGAACCTGTTTCTGCAGAATTTCAGGAAAGTGGGTCTCTGACAACTGAGGAGGAGAAGGAACTTCATGGGCTGTCTGAACCAGTGTCAATGGAGGATCAAGATGGTGCTGATGCCCTTGTTCCGGAATCATTGTCTCCTGAAAAAATCTGCTACTCAGAAAGCAAGGAATCCATTGCAGAGACTTCATTGCGAAAGGCAAGCAACATTTCACCAAACAAGGAGTCAATTGTTGGAGATTTAATTGGAAACGAGAAGCAGGGGATGGATAAGTGCAAGGTTGATGAAGACTCTGAAGATGATGACGATGAAGACCCAATGTTTGTTCTTCAAAACATGGAAACCAAAGAATCTGATGAGGGTCTTGCCGAGGATGAAAGTGGTGAGGTCCCTGATGAGTTCGTGTCTGAATTGGAAGATATTTCTTCTCTAACACTTGAAAAAACCAGTGAACTGCAATCTTTAGAGACAAGATGTTTGGGTCTTTGTCCCACTGAGAAACCAGAAATGGTGGATGAAGGTGTTGAGTTGAAAAACAACACTGATAAACTTGCTGGCGAAGAACCAGTCTCTCAATCTGAAGTTGAAGATTTTGTATCTGATCAAGTACAGAAATGTGATCTAGTCCTTGAGATGAATAATGGAACTTGTTTGTTCCCCTGCGACAGTGATGATATATTGTTGGGTATGTTAAACTGTGTAACTGACCAGTTGGAGAAATGTGATGCCGTTCCAGAGCTGGAGAATGCAGCGAAACCATTGCTTACTGAAGCTCTAGTGGATGAAAAATGTTCAGGAAAGGAGAGTTCTCCCATTGATGAAACTGAGGTAGGTGATTGTGTTGCAGCATTGAAGGCAGGAAATGTGGATTCTTCTACTTGTTCTGATGGAGTGGAACAGAAGTTGGCTGGTCAAGATGCAGTGGCAGATGATAATTCCATTGATGGATTTGGGACATGTGATCATCATGTTGCAAGGCCGGACACTCAAATTAATGAAGGAAGTGATTTGGTCGAAAACTTTATGgattcatcttcttctactgAGGGAGGGGAGGAATTTGAGTCTAGTGAAGCATCAGTTTTTAATACTGTTGAGCTTTTCTCAGGTTTAGTTTTGACCGACTTTCACTCTGAAAATAGGAACTCTGCCATCAGTGCATCTGAGAAATGTGATCAGACTAATGTGCCTGGTACAGTGGTGGCAGGACAAGATGCTGCGGCTTCTTCGGTTTGCTCTGAGGGAGAGGAAGTTTTCAATGGTCAATCTCCTACACTCTTATCTTCCATAGCAGCTCATGTTACAGGGGAAGATGACACTGCCACTGCTGCCATTGATGTGATCTATGAGATCCCAATGCCCAATGAGGAGAACAAATCAGGCAATGATGACAATATCacctctgttttgcatgttaAAGATAAGATTTCTCTACAATCATCTGCCATCAATCCAATTACAACCCCTACGAAATCACTGAAGAATCAGACGCCAGGGAAATCAGCCAGCAAGAGACAGATGCCAATTCGGATCACGGTCTTTGGGGACAACAAAGAGAATAACCAGAATGTGGCCAGCTCACACAAGGAACACGAGGATATGAGTAAGATAAAACTGGCCAGCTCACAGAAGGAATACCAGGATATGAGTATGATAAAAATGATAAAGTTGATCAAAGAAAAG GAACAGCagttggaaaataaaagaacagcTTTGCAGTCTCTCAAGGAGAattaa